A stretch of the Candidatus Polarisedimenticolaceae bacterium genome encodes the following:
- a CDS encoding NADH-quinone oxidoreductase subunit N → MELTFNWVLVAPVAVPAIFALLVLLMSPFFRGASSLLGWTTVAGLAVTLFATVHLWDDAATSDLSTAAGLLHLDPFGLAFSTIVIVVAMLSALVSVRFLEREDADHGEFYALFLITVTGMLMMLNTRHLMMILVGLEVFSVSLYALCGLTRSRVRSIEAALKYFLLGAFSSGFLVYGLALIYGAAGSLDLARVGETVAAGPTPLLWMGLALTFVAFAFKIAVVPFHHWVPDVYQGAPTNVTGFMAAATKTVAFAALLRLLLGSFGGETARWAPMIGAFAMLTMTVANLVALAQTNVKRLLAFSSISHAGYLLIAVVCDRIAGVQAITFYLITYGFMTVGAFAVAAAVGRGDADKETGYDLASWRGLASRRPYLAAAMTVFLVSMAGIPPTGGFLGKYLIFQAAIESKLYTLAIVGALNAVIAAYYYLRIVIAMYMQQPDEEPAPSAWLGPETTIALAVAVFAVMALGLVPAPILTATKALASYLS, encoded by the coding sequence ATGGAACTGACCTTCAATTGGGTCCTGGTCGCTCCGGTCGCCGTCCCGGCGATCTTCGCGCTCCTCGTCCTGCTGATGTCCCCGTTTTTCCGCGGAGCCAGCAGCCTGCTCGGCTGGACCACCGTCGCGGGACTCGCCGTGACGCTCTTCGCGACCGTGCACCTGTGGGACGACGCCGCGACCTCGGACCTCTCGACGGCCGCTGGACTCCTGCACCTCGACCCCTTCGGCCTGGCCTTCAGCACGATCGTGATCGTGGTGGCGATGCTCAGCGCCCTCGTCTCCGTGCGGTTCCTCGAGCGGGAGGACGCCGACCACGGCGAGTTCTACGCGCTGTTCCTGATCACCGTGACCGGGATGTTGATGATGCTCAACACCCGGCACCTGATGATGATCCTCGTCGGCCTCGAGGTCTTCTCGGTCTCGCTGTACGCCCTGTGCGGGCTGACCCGCTCGCGCGTCCGCTCGATCGAGGCGGCGCTGAAGTACTTCCTGCTCGGCGCGTTCTCGTCCGGCTTCCTCGTCTACGGACTCGCGCTGATCTACGGCGCGGCCGGCTCGCTGGACCTCGCGCGGGTCGGCGAGACGGTGGCCGCCGGACCCACGCCGCTCCTCTGGATGGGGCTCGCGCTCACCTTCGTCGCCTTCGCCTTCAAGATCGCCGTCGTCCCGTTCCATCACTGGGTCCCGGACGTCTACCAGGGCGCCCCCACCAACGTCACCGGCTTCATGGCCGCGGCGACCAAGACCGTCGCCTTCGCCGCGCTCCTGCGCCTGCTCCTCGGGTCCTTCGGCGGGGAGACCGCGAGGTGGGCACCGATGATCGGGGCCTTCGCGATGTTGACGATGACCGTGGCGAACCTCGTCGCCCTCGCCCAGACCAACGTGAAGCGCCTGCTGGCCTTCTCGTCGATCTCCCATGCGGGGTACCTGCTGATCGCCGTCGTCTGCGACCGCATCGCCGGTGTGCAGGCGATCACGTTCTACCTGATCACTTACGGGTTCATGACCGTCGGCGCCTTCGCGGTCGCGGCGGCGGTGGGGCGCGGCGACGCCGACAAGGAGACGGGGTACGACCTGGCCTCCTGGCGGGGGCTCGCCTCGCGCCGGCCGTACCTCGCCGCGGCGATGACGGTGTTCCTCGTCTCGATGGCGGGGATCCCCCCCACGGGCGGGTTCCTCGGGAAGTACCTCATCTTCCAGGCCGCCATCGAATCGAAGCTCTACACCCTCGCGATCGTCGGCGCGCTGAACGCGGTGATCGCGGCCTACTACTACCTCCGCATCGTGATCGCGATGTACATGCAGCAGCCCGACGAGGAGCCCGCTCCGTCGGCCTGGCTCGGACCCGAGACGACGATCGCCCTGGCGGTGGCCGTTTTCGCGGTGATGGCGCTCGGTCTCGTGCCGGCCCCGATCCTCACGGCGACGAAGGCGCTCGCGAGTTATCTTTCCTGA
- a CDS encoding PTS sugar transporter subunit IIA yields the protein MTSPRPDLVRLGLFVADSFELFRTLASELRAAGFVADADAVAEALRAREAVHSTAIGDGLAMPHARTAAATEPRFVAARLGRALDLGAADGVPVDLVFLLVSPPSDPGAHVKQLALLARRLQAPEVVEALRRAPDEASFRRALEGAKAVA from the coding sequence GTGACGTCCCCCCGACCCGACCTCGTCCGACTCGGACTGTTCGTCGCCGACTCCTTCGAGTTGTTCCGCACCCTCGCGTCCGAGCTCCGAGCCGCCGGCTTCGTCGCCGACGCGGACGCGGTCGCCGAGGCGCTGCGCGCCCGCGAGGCGGTGCATTCGACGGCGATCGGCGACGGCCTCGCCATGCCGCACGCCCGCACGGCGGCCGCGACGGAGCCGAGATTCGTGGCGGCGCGTCTGGGCAGGGCGCTCGACCTCGGGGCCGCCGACGGCGTTCCGGTGGACCTCGTCTTCCTGCTCGTCAGCCCCCCGTCCGACCCGGGGGCGCACGTGAAGCAGCTCGCGCTCCTCGCGCGCCGGCTTCAGGCTCCCGAGGTCGTCGAGGCGTTGCGGCGGGCCCCCGACGAAGCGAGCTTCCGAAGGGCGCTCGAGGGCGCGAAGGCGGTGGCGTAG